In Rosa chinensis cultivar Old Blush chromosome 1, RchiOBHm-V2, whole genome shotgun sequence, a genomic segment contains:
- the LOC112176506 gene encoding uncharacterized protein LOC112176506 — protein MEMESVFAAGAGAGAGASQLLRPRVTPQIPIALKLSAAADKAPFGFRFKKNVLNLQIRERWQAVSASKSNLPDGDSIEDKSGRVKSGDAPQGPPFLTILAGFLVLLLVFWILGSILTWLISFFVRN, from the exons ATGGAAATGGAGTCCGTATTTGCTGCAGGAGCAGGAGCAGGAGCAGGAGCATCCCAATTGCTGCGTCCCAGGGTCACACCTCAGATTCCCATCGCTCTCAAACTGAGCGCCGCCGCCGATAAAGCGCCTTTTGGTTTCAG GTTCAAGAAGAACGTTTTAAATTTGCAAATAAGGGAAAGATGGCAAGCTGTGTCTGCATCAAAATCTAACCTTCCAGATGGGGATTCCATCGAAGATAAATCAGGCAGGGTTAAAAGTGGTGATGCTCCTCAAGGCCCCCCTTTCCTTACCATCTTGGCTGGATTTCTAGTCCTTTTACTGGTATTCTGGATTCTTGGATCCATTCTAACGTGGTTGATTAGTTTCTTTGTTCGGAACTAG